A window of the Choristoneura fumiferana chromosome 30, NRCan_CFum_1, whole genome shotgun sequence genome harbors these coding sequences:
- the LOC141444928 gene encoding uncharacterized protein isoform X2 has product MLLNKYFSSIEPVEAEKKQEDLANGDNMEDLIDDDAMVVGLNNSLDPDTSLELENLRLEHLKLQEAQVLCKHRMLLLKQAEKKSSSTSRCILPNGRIVVRNVEKSEAGRDGDASFGTGAGDSNARDTVCSCKGKIKCSWDGSSDDDSSTASTCVLYSEDKSRKTGTIDRRNSDKSCSKYTDSKKSEGSKTEFSSKIAESKTTYSETAGKVTERTKKSDYSKTSTSQRIGKHKSKLGSDMSMKYSDFYSDSEDEADETNRLIQLRNSDYLDIVEDPLKIVIALAGYPKSKMRLRQMELFQRCLAEVMDMQFKAGLMKKTPTFLDYYLNRGAIVCICKDIDTRNWMVRISPGLQERMCTNLILLKSKVKRLCLAILKIPSTCWPATAQDAFKLLQYFNPTLKTELWKVYAEKKVNGVECTSFLIDRVSGEIIRGPTFKNIIDYDQMEFELYGYTEIYYECLVSDMEEDLRSVSSRVKLLQELRSQGDTPRNISDCSLQKQTSIPEEKEEKTQEFSQEDNITEKELATELEHNLQSDVLMKLKDVKYISEKDEVIVWPTETSNYGATSDKIDQTNVQEFGTEDPLTATDSAVPGSEKTESIMESNENLISRSSNLNIDSNRGIAYHRRTNYLHVEHELKIAITLEGYPQNKLEGTHIRRLKHLFKEYLHKDMKQQRFANLIIPKFQDIYLSNGAVIYICDSLETKDYLTEVLPKFINSTGWKLTFRDIKSLVRYTRIVMRLPKDHANVESVEILTKLQLKYPGLKPDCWKYYSDVAGKQKRQFGVDPESLEVIKRPDFDPSYEGEKLSFRIIDRQKRDVSFDENNQDDNDEDNDNKKLKDKVLKLFYVPIEADMTNYPLTRIRTNHYSDMVADDLKLYVGPNNYPESRIDENLFHSIKKTLEYIVYKAFENGEVNENTIPKLHDMYLFDGVIFVICQDMNTRHWIDEVLPLASAKLQINLKSTEFRGAVGIISMVIKTCLDTDEVISILQSNNPRLRTKYWRTISKVRTKTKLDVVLQIDKLSAQVIRSPNFNQFVGANPVQFKLGHLQSLIQHQTSIEEEAVKKQSKKSKKSSDKPKVVMQESKYSISIFEELKSELKRDYPELKINEWDVLETHNVPHKLERMNDKSIITEKETKSADDKVSELTSDQDPVIIEADTEYLNTNPKLSPTVQDETCKMVVKIPSQILPENKEDLNLIFDLLEDQNPGLNTELWYITNDFGNHEKGKFIISIDKQSASVIRSKNFSPVVAGQRLKFLL; this is encoded by the coding sequence AACGCGAGAGATACCGTGTGCAGTTGCAAGGGCAAGATCAAGTGCTCCTGGGACGGCAGTTCCGACGACGATAGCTCTACAGCGTCCACTTGCGTTCTGTACTCTGAAGATAAGAGCCGAAAGACGGGAACGATTGACAGACGGAATTCAGATAAGTCCTGTAGCAAATATACAGATAGTAAAAAATCTGAGGGTAGTAAGACAGAGTTTAGCAGCAAGATTGCAGAGAGTAAAACTACTTACAGTGAAACAGCTGGTAAAGTTACAGAGAGAACCAAGAAGTCGGATTATAGTAAGACGAGTACAAGTCAGAGAATAGGAAAACATAAGTCTAAATTAGGAAGCGATATGAGTATGAAATACAGCGATTTTTACAGCGACAGTGAAGACGAGGCAGACGAGACTAACCGACTAATACAACTTAGAAATTCTGACTATCTTGATATTGTAGAAGACCCTTTGAAAATAGTTATAGCGCTAGCCGGTTATCCTAAATCGAAGATGCGGTTAAGGCAAATGGAACTCTTCCAAAGATGCCTCGCCGAAGTAATGGATATGCAGTTCAAAGCAGGACTAATGAAAAAGACTCCAACATTCCTCGACTATTACTTGAATAGAGGTGCAATAGTTTGCATTTGCAAGGATATTGACACTAGGAACTGGATGGTTAGAATATCCCCAGGGTTACAAGAACGTATGTGTACAAACCTTATCCTTCTCAAGTCGAAAGTAAAGAGGTTATGTTTAGCTATCCTAAAGATTCCTAGCACTTGCTGGCCTGCTACAGCGCAGGACGCATTTAAGTTGTTGCAGTATTTCAACCCGACTTTAAAGACAGAGTTATGGAAGGTGTACGCCGAGAAAAAAGTCAATGGCGTCGAATGCACTTCTTTCTTGATCGACCGTGTCTCCGGAGAAATCATTAGGGGCCCCACCTTTAAGAATATTATTGATTACGATCAGATGGAATTCGAACTCTACGGGTACACGGAAATTTACTACGAGTGCTTAGTTTCCGATATGGAGGAGGACCTGCGAAGCGTCTCGTCCAGAGTAAAACTGCTGCAGGAGTTGCGATCCCAAGGAGATACGCCTAGAAATATATCAGATTGCAGCttacaaaaacaaacttctaTTCCGGaggaaaaagaagaaaaaacacAAGAATTTTCTCAAGAAGATAATATCACGGAAAAAGAACTTGCGACAGAATTGGAACACAATCTACAGAGTGACgttttgatgaaattaaagGATGTCAAATACATTAGTGAGAAAGATGAGGTCATTGTCTGGCCGACTGAAACTAGTAATTATGGCGCAACTAGTGACAAAATAGATCAAACGAATGTACAGGAATTCGGTACTGAGGATCCTTTAACTGCAACAGATTCTGCTGTACCTGGTTCAGAGAAAACTGAATCTATAATGGAAAGTAATGAGAATTTAATCAGTAGAAGCAGTAATTTAAACATTGACAGTAATAGGGGAATAGCTTATCATAGGAGAACGAATTACTTACACGTCGAACACGAATTGAAAATTGCCATAACACTAGAAGGATACCCTCAAAATAAGTTAGAAGGAACACATATAAGAAGACTGAAGCATCTTTTCAAAGAGTATTTACACAAAGATATGAAACAGCAGCGCTTTGCTAACCTCATCATTCCAAAATTCCAAGACATTTACCTGTCTAATGGAGCCGTGATATATATTTGTGATAGCCTAGAAACTAAGGATTATCTTACTGAGGTTTTACCCAAATTCATTAATTCCACTGGGTGGAAACTTACCTTTAGAGACATTAAAAGTCTAGTCCGATATACGAGAATAGTTATGCGTCTGCCAAAAGATCATGCCAATGTTGAGTCCGTTGAGATATTGACAAAACTTCAGCTGAAATATCCTGGTTTGAAACCAGATTGTTGGAAGTACTATTCTGATGTCGCGGGGAAGCAGAAAAGGCAATTCGGAGTAGATCCTGAATCACTAGAAGTTATTAAAAGACCTGACTTCGATCCTTCATATGAAGGAGAGAAGCTAAGCTTTAGAATTATCGATAGACAGAAACGTGACGTTAGTTTTGACGAGAACAACCAAGATGATAATGACGAGGATAACGACAATAAGAAGCTAAAAGACAAAGTGCTGAAACTGTTCTACGTGCCTATCGAGGCAGACATGACGAATTATCCACTTACTAGAATCAGAACCAATCATTATTCCGACATGGTCGCTGACGACCTAAAGCTTTACGTAGGCCCAAATAATTACCCCGAATCTCGCATAGACGAGAACCTTTTCCACTCAATAAAGAAAACTTTAGAATACATCGTTTACAAAGCATTTGAAAATGGAGAAGTAAACGAAAACACAATTCCGAAACTCCACGATATGTACCTATTCGACGGCGTTATTTTCGTCATATGTCAGGACATGAATACGAGGCACTGGATTGATGAAGTCCTACCTCTTGCCAGTGCCAAATTGCAAATTAATCTCAAATCTACCGAGTTTCGCGGCGCTGTTGGCATCATCAGCATGGTTATAAAAACTTGCTTGGACACCGATGAAGTTATATCTATTCTACAATCCAATAACCCAAGATTGCGAACTAAATACTGGAGAACTATCAGCAAGGTACGCACAAAGACTAAATTGGACGTAGTACTGCAGATAGACAAGCTTTCCGCACAGGTAATACGGAGCCCCAACTTTAACCAATTTGTGGGTGCCAACCCCGTACAATTCAAACTGGGACATCTCCAGTCTCTCATCCAACATCAAACAAGCATTGAAGAAGAAGCTGTTAAAAAACAATCCAAAAAATCAAAGAAATCCAGTGATAAGCCAAAAGTTGTGATGCAAGAATCAAAATACAGTATCTCAATTTTCGAAGAGTTGAAGAGCGAACTGAAGAGAGACTACCCGGAGCTTAAAATAAACGAATGGGATGTTTTGGAAACGCATAATGTACCGCATAAACTGGAACGCATGAACGACAAATCGATTATAACTGAGAAAGAAACAAAGTCTGCTGATGATAAGGTTTCCGAGCTAACTTCTGATCAAGACCCTGTAATCATAGAAGCTGACACTGAATACTTAAACACAAATCCCAAATTGTCTCCCACAGTGCAAGACGAAACTTGTAAAATGGTGGTAAAGATACCCAGCCAGATTCTTCCTGAGAACAAAGAAGATTTGAACCTTATTTTTGATCTGTTAGAAGACCAAAACCCTGGCTTGAATACAGAGTTATGGTATATTACGAATGATTTCGGAAACCATGAGAAaggtaaatttattatttcgatTGATAAGCAGTCGGCTAGCGTGATACGCAGTAAGAATTTTAGTCCCGTTGTAGCAGGACAAAGATTAAAGTTTCTCTTGtga
- the LOC141444444 gene encoding uncharacterized protein, which yields MCYRALCRRVNSKLNKYLLEYIEYGNTTVAYLEGIYACPPELTLSSRPTLVSQATLQMSQKSFNDAAMQFLDGLKNETTELILSTASGAASAASGSAVRPQRRAVGPRRQPHHVRAPMYEELDYVDLPSGSFELVVLDTNMLRGGSIADTNAARRTPPRRLPFTH from the exons ATGTGTTACCGCGCGCTCTGCCGCCGTGTTAACTCCAAGCTGAACAAGTATCTGTTGGAGTACATTGAGTATG GTAACACCACAGTAGCGTACCTTGAAGGCATTTACGCGTGCCCTCCGGAGCTGACCCTCTCTTCGCGGCCGACGCTAGTGTCACAAGCTACGCTGCAAATGTCGCAGAAGTCGTTCAACGACGCCGCCATGCAGTTCCTCGATGGGCTAAAGAACGAGACCACGGAGTTGATACTG TCGACGGCGTCGGGCGCGGCGTCAGCGGCCAGCGGCAGCGCCGTGCGGCCTCAGCGTCGCGCAGTCGGCCCTCGACGTCAACCGCACC ACGTCCGAGCGCCCATGTACGAGGAGCTGGATTACGTGGACCTGCCGAGCGGAAGCTTCGAGCTGGTGGTCCTGGACACCAATATGCTCCGCGGCGGGAGCATCGCGGACACGAACGCGGCGCGCCGCACGCCGCCAAGGCGCTTGCCCT TTACTCATTAG
- the LOC141444445 gene encoding uncharacterized protein codes for MKLDQITPSDDVPLLPAALPLRRPRSPESVKRERHSDDSGSERATQSNHMFGPPGSATANNYRNSRAGPSNQGDRGRPGQGNARDDKPRFGGNQGEGRQNQDGARNARGNDSSRFDNRKQNRDNSERPVRLSDRLNNRSGQDRKFENRASPKEEEWGAKPAPKPDPKPEPKPEPKPVDIPKPKSPAVQLMEPKLQPRLVKEEAKVAKSTPDVVSSSRQLVPKE; via the exons ATGAAATTGGATCAGATTACCCCTTCAGATGACGTACcttt GTTACCGGCGGCGCTGCCGCTGCGGCGCCCGCGCTCCCCCGAATCGGTCAAGCGCGAGCGGCACTCGGACGACTCTGGCTCCGAGAGGGCTACTCAGTCCAATCAT atGTTCGGCCCACCCGGCTCTGCTACCGCCAACAACTACAGGAACTCTCGGGCTGGTCCGTCCAACCAGGGTGATCGCGGCAGGCCTGGCCAGGGCAATGCGAGAGACGACAAGCCCAGGTTCGGAGGCAACCAGGGCGAAGGGAGACAGAACCAGGATGGCGCGAGGAATGCCAGGGGCAACGATAG TTCTAGGTTCGACAACCGCAAGCAGAACCGCGACAATAGCGAGCGACCAGTCCGGCTCAGTGATAGACTCAACAACCGCTCCGGCCAGGACCGCAAGTTTGAGAACCGCGCGTCGCCCAAGGAGGAGGAGTGGGGCG ccaaACCAGCACCAAAACCTGATCCCAAACCTGAGCCCAAACCGGAACCCAAACCTGTAGACATACCGAAACCCAAGTCGCCGGCGGTGCAACTGATGGAGCCGAAGCTGCAGCCCAGACTGGTCAAGGAAGAGGCCAAAGTTGCCAAATCGACGCCCGACGTCGTGAGCAGCTCCCGTCAGTTGGTGCCTAAGGAGTGA